A window from Fragaria vesca subsp. vesca linkage group LG5, FraVesHawaii_1.0, whole genome shotgun sequence encodes these proteins:
- the LOC101310995 gene encoding uncharacterized protein LOC101310995 — MVKQLSSVYTILLSILVASSLLVNAAVDPVRASGHEPILEMYMHDILGGSNPTARPITGLLGNIYGGQVPFAKPIGFLPPQGGVPIPNANGALPTVNGINGIPLGTGLSGTTFSGKPIGQAQTQLGPDGLSLGFGTITVIDDILTTAPELGSQTIGKAQGVYVASSADGSTQMMAFTAMIEGGEYGDSINFYGVFKIGSPMSHLSVTGGTGKFKSASGFAEVRSLIPPGQHVTDGAETLLRIVVHLSY, encoded by the coding sequence ATGGTGAAGCAATTATCATCAGTCTATACCATTTTGCTTTCTATTCTAGTTGCCTCATCACTACTGGTCAATGCAGCAGTTGACCCTGTCAGGGCCAGTGGACATGAACCAATTCTTGAGATGTACATGCATGACATTCTTGGGGGAAGCAACCCAACAGCTAGGCCTATAACTGGCCTGCTAGGCAACATCTATGGAGGTCAAGTGCCCTTTGCAAAGCCAATAGGGTTCCTTCCACCACAAGGTGGTGTCCCCATCCCTAATGCCAATGGTGCCCTCCCTACTGTCAATGGCATCAATGGGATCCCTCTTGGAACCGGCTTGTCGGGCACAACATTCTCGGGAAAGCCCATCGGGCAGGCCCAAACACAGTTGGGGCCTGATGGGCTGAGCCTGGGCTTCGGCACCATCACCGTCATTGATGACATTCTCACCACAGCACCTGAGCTAGGGTCACAGACTATTGGTAAAGCACAAGGAGTTTATGTGGCAAGTTCAGCAGATGGGTCAACACAGATGATGGCATTCACTGCTATGATTGAAGGAGGTGAATATGGTGACAGTATCAACTTTTATGGTGTGTTTAAGATTGGAAGCCCAATGTCACATTTGTCTGTGACTGGAGGGACTGGGAAGTTCAAGAGTGCTAGTGGTTTTGCTGAGGTGAGGTCACTAATCCCTCCTGGCCAACATGTTACTGATGGTGCAGAGACTCTGCTGAGGATCGTTGTCCATCTAAGCTATTGA
- the LOC101302561 gene encoding uncharacterized protein LOC101302561, which translates to MGNRIQLAWLPQPVVEQTNCPRPKGLSSSKTKILFKCYHETSTKAVEPNNGSPSPHDDSLDLNENSDSDTNDEDDDYFDRLIKDRWTYSDSYSDSDDEEHLCPDKNLW; encoded by the exons ATGGGGAACCGAATCCAGTTG GCATGGCTGCCACAGCCAGTGGTTGAACAAACAAATTGCCCAAGGCCGAAGGGCCTCAGTTCGTCCAAAACAAAGATACTCTTCAAG TGTTACCATGAAACAAGCACCAAGGCTGTGGAACCAAATAATGGCTCCCCTTCTCCCCATGACG ATAGTCTTGATCTGAACGAGAACTCCGACAGTGACACCAATGACGAGGATGATGACT ATTTTGATCGCCTCATTAAAGATCGTTGGACATATTCAGACTCATATTCAGACTCAG ACGATGAAGAGCACTTGTGTCCAGATAAAAATCTTTGGTGA
- the LOC101301687 gene encoding mavicyanin-like, whose protein sequence is MAFKSSMLVFLVAISLCSTCSGASAGVGATYKVGSSVGWDIGVDYHQWSSSKEFHVGDSLLFSYDSYHNVVEVTEQGYKSCDPSSPIAAYSFGSDNNMLERPGHYYFLCGMRGHCHAGQKVEVVVSSLPTLVDSMVISPSPTPSGLSSPSSTPSQAPSPLFTPSTPNPTPSAMSSPVYKVGDRMVG, encoded by the coding sequence ATGGCATTCAAAAGTAGCATGCTTGTCTTTTTGGTGGCGATTTCTCTTTGTAGTACTTGTTCTGGCGCAAGTGCTGGTGTCGGTGCTACTTACAAAGTTGGCAGCTCGGTTGGTTGGGACATAGGAGTTGATTACCACCAGTGGTCATCTTCGAAAGAGTTTCATGTAGGCGATAGTCTTTTGTTTTCTTATGATTCTTACCACAATGTGGTTGAAGTTACCGAGCAAGGTTACAAATCCTGTGACCCCAGCTCTCCGATCGCAGCTTATAGTTTTGGCTCAGATAACAACATGCTTGAAAGGCCCGGCCACTATTACTTCCTCTGTGGTATGCGTGGTCATTGTCATGCCGGACAAAAGGTCGAGGTTGTGGTCAGTAGCCTTCCTACACTAGTTGATAGTATGGTCATCTCTCCGAGCCCGACACCTTCTGGATTGTCTTCTCCTTCATCAACTCCGAGCCAGGCACCTTCTCCATTGTTTACTCCATCAACTCCGAACCCGACACCTTCTGCAATGTCTTCTCCTGTTTACAAAGTTGGCGACCGAATGGTTGGATAA
- the LOC101301978 gene encoding uncharacterized protein LOC101301978, producing the protein MFKQTFSSLFLVMLLANMHTAFSVDPAAEPVLELYMHDILGGSSPTARPITGLLGNIYSSQVPFAKPIGFTVPSNGVAVPNANGAIPTVNGATGLPLGTGLSGTAFAGNTNDQNQNGNIATQLAADGLGLGFGTITVIDDILTSSPDLGSQTLGKAQGIYMASSADGSRQLMAFTAMMEGGEYNDNLNFFGVYKIGSTMSQLSVTGGTGKFKNANGIAELRPLIPPGQHATDGAETLLRVTVHLNY; encoded by the coding sequence ATGTTCAAGCAAACATTTTCATCTCTTTTCCTTGTGATGCTACTTGCGAATATGCACACAGCATTTTCAGTTGATCCTGCAGCAGAACCCGTACTTGAATTATATATGCACGACATTCTTGGTGGCAGTAGCCCTACAGCTAGGCCAATCACTGGCTTGCTAGGTAACATCTACAGCAGTCAAGTCCCCTTCGCCAAGCCGATAGGATTCACTGTTCCAAGTAATGGGGTGGCTGTCCCTAATGCCAATGGTGCCATTCCAACTGTAAATGGCGCCACCGGACTCCCACTAGGAACCGGCCTATCTGGAACAGCTTTTGCAGGAAATACAAACGACCAGAACCAGAATGGCAATATCGCAACGCAGCTAGCAGCAGATGGATTGGGGCTGGGATTCGGGACAATCACTGTCATCGATGACATACTGACTTCTAGCCCTGATTTGGGTTCACAAACCCTTGGAAAAGCTCAAGGTATTTATATGGCAAGCTCTGCAGATGGATCAAGACAGCTGATGGCATTTACAGCTATGATGGAAGGAGGGGAGTATAACGATAACCTCAACTTCTTTGGAGTGTACAAGATTGGAAGTACCATGTCACAGTTGTCAGTGACTGGTGGCACAGGTAAGTTTAAGAATGCCAATGGAATCGCAGAGCTGCGACCACTGATTCCTCCAGGCCAACATGCAACTGATGGTGCAGAAACATTACTGAGGGTTACTGTGCACTTGAACTATTGA
- the LOC101302271 gene encoding serine incorporator 3-like produces the protein MRTSAELVELEPTGAIILWEGVPVSLEQRRFDHLPERKKALRARYAYGIIFLITNLCAWFVRDYGQRVLPELHYLKSCGHGGSDCFHTQGVLRVSLGCFIFFFLMFLTTCKTRKLYKARNAWHSGWWGSKLFVWLVSMMIPIFCPSDYIHIYGEFARVGAGIFLVLQLMSVIQFIRWWNKYWMPDEQKKQSCSLGLFMSTLFYIGSLCGIAVMYSSYAMKSSCSLNIFFIIWTGVLLIVMMSVSLHSKVNRGLLSSGIMASYIVFLCWSAIRSEPANEECNPQKQENVNGDWTTILGFLIAICAIVMATFSTGVDSQSFQFRHSEVQHEDDIPYKYGFFHLVFSLGGMYFAMLFISWNLNNSAKKWSIDVGWASTWVKIVNEWFAASIYIWTLFSPVLRQSKVMDHEEPIQELDSSDVA, from the exons ATGAGGACATCAGCTGAACTAGTTGAACTTGAACCTACTGGTGCGATTATTCTTTGGGAAGGAGTACCTGTATCATTGGAGCAAAGGAGATTTGATCACTTGCCAGAAAGGAAAAAGGCTCTGCGAGCCCGTTATGCATATGGCATAATCTTCTTAATTACAAATCTTTGTGCTTGGTTTGTTCGTGACTATGGGCAAAGGGTGTTACCTGAGCTCCACT ATTTGAAATCTTGTGGACATGGTGGAAGTGATTGTTTCCATACACAAGGAGTTCTGCGTGTGAGTTTAGGATGCTTT ATATTTTTCTTTCTAATGTTCCTGACAACATGTAAAACAAGAAAACTATATAAAGCTCGCAATGCATGGCATTCTGGGTGGTGGGGATCAAAGTTGTTCGTATGGCTTGTATCGATGATGATTCCGATATTCTGCCCTTCTGATTATATTCATATATATG GTGAATTTGCTCGTGTCGGTGCTGG GATTTTTCTTGTTCTCCAGCTTATGAGTGTGATCCAGTTTATTAGATGGTGGAATAAGTACTGGATGCCTGACGAGCAAAAGAAGCAGAG CTGCTCCCTTGGATTGTTCATGTCTACATTGTTCTACATCGGATCCCTGTGTGGAATTGCAGTTATGTACTCATCCTATGCGATGAAATCCTCCTGTTCTCTCAACATTTTTTTCATCATATGGACTGGAGTTCTACTTATCGTAATGATGTCTGTATCCCTACATTCTAAG GTAAACAGAGGCCTTTTATCTTCTGGAATCATGGCTTCATACATTGTTTTCCTATGTTGGTCTGCTATCAGAAG TGAACCTGCCAATGAGGAATGCAACCCACAAAAACAGGAGAATGTTAATGGTGACTGGACTACCATACTA GGCTTCCTGATCGCAATATGTGCTATTGTCATGGCAACTTTTTCCACTGGTGTTGATTCACAATCATTTCAG TTTCGCCATAGCGAAGTCCAGCATGAAGATGACATCCCTTACAAGTATGGGTTCTTTCACCTAGTATTTTCCTTGGGGGGCATGTATTTTGCAATGCTATTCATCAGTTGGAACCTCAATAACTCAGCTAAGAA GTGGAGCATTGATGTTGGCTGGGCTAGTACATGGGTAAAGATTGTCAATGAGTGGTTTGCAGCCTCGATATATA TATGGACATTGTTTTCCCCAGTTCTCAGGCAGTCCAAAGTTATGGATCATGAAGAACCTATTCAGGAGCTTGATAGCTCAGATGTGGCATGA